Proteins found in one Ovis canadensis isolate MfBH-ARS-UI-01 breed Bighorn chromosome 20, ARS-UI_OviCan_v2, whole genome shotgun sequence genomic segment:
- the TMEM14A gene encoding transmembrane protein 14A isoform X1 gives MDLIGFGYAALVTFGSILGYKRRGGVLSLIAGLFIGFFAAYGAYRVSNDKRDVKLSLFTAFFLTTMMGVRFKRSKKIMPAGLVAGLSLLMILRLQLLLL, from the exons ATGGACCTGATTGGTTTTGGTTATGCAGCCCTGGTGACATTCGGAAGCATTTTGGGATATAAGCGGAGAG gtgGTGTTCTGTCTCTGATTGCTGGTCTTTTCATTGGATTTTTCGCTGCCTATGGAGCTTACCGTGTCTCCAATGACAAGCGAGATGTAAAGCTGTCACTGT TTACAGCTTTCTTCCTGACCACCATGATGGGGGTGAGATTTAAGAGGTCCAAGAAAATCATGCCAGCTGGACTGGTTGCAGGTTTAAG CCTGTTGATGATCCTGAGACTTCAGTTACTGCTGCTTTGA